The DNA region TCCCCCTTTGTGAGCCGCAGGCTCATGACCGTTTCTCCTTTTAAGTATTCAGGTGTCATCTTTCAGCCATCACTATTTAGATATAGGATGGTTAAACGCTTACTATCTCCAGACTTAAATCCAATGCCTTAGAAGAGTGTGTCAAAGCACCAATCGAGATAATATCCACCCCAGTAGAGGCTATTTGATGGACATTCTTTAGACTGACCCCGCCTGAGA from bacterium includes:
- a CDS encoding nicotinate-nucleotide diphosphorylase (carboxylating) → SGGVSLKNVHQIASTGVDIISIGALTHSSKALDLSLEIVSV